The Prinia subflava isolate CZ2003 ecotype Zambia chromosome 5, Cam_Psub_1.2, whole genome shotgun sequence genome window below encodes:
- the PLD4 gene encoding 5'-3' exonuclease PLD4, translated as MIVKKTLKISLMPNESSNMKLGVNNQRDIKTFQILGAILMLGLVLMAVYFMSVNSTVDANGEEAAVISIYREVEEEEGFYGDLPRTTITEEGINRCNESCSFELVENVPYDLPFEINSTAAKPLYQAWTRLLDLAQENVHVASFYWSLTGKDIGVNDSSSKQGEDILRRFERLLAENVSLYIAASSPTLATNSTDLELLEEKGAHVKKIDFGRLTGGVLHSKFWIVDMKHVYIGSANMDWRSLSQVKEFGAVMYNCSCLAKDLWKTFSTYWDVGYPNATIPFPWPLNYSTHINHHQPLEVEFNGVLTETYLSASPPAFCPEGRTHDLYAILSIIRQAQKFVYVSVMEYFPTSRFMNPKRYWPAIDNALRRAAFNHRVQVRLLVSCWAYTDPTMLHFLRSLRALNNPHAHISVDVKLFIVPVLNHTNIPHGRVNHNKYMVTDKVAYIGTSNWSENYFTDTAGVGLIIKQNSTSLQRRQQPVQEQLKDLFDRDWNSKYAVNLEDVQGQKDCNWEADPEGNLNVHLK; from the exons attgtgaaaaaaacattaaaaatatcccTGATGCCTAATGAGTCCTCCAACATGAAATTAGGCGTGAACAATCAAAGAGACATCAAAACG TTTCAAATCTTAGGGGCAATTTTGATGCTTGGTCTTGTCTTGATGGCTGTTTACTTCATGAGTGTGAACAGCACAGTTGATGCTAAtggggaagaagcagcagtTATCAGCATTTACAGAGAggtggaggaggaagaaggattCTATGGAGATCTCCCAAGAACCACAATAACTGAGGAAGGCATCAACAGATGCAATGAGTCTTGCAG CTTTGAACTTGTGGAGAATGTTCCTTACGACTTACCCTTCGAGATAAACAGCACTGCAGCCAAACCCTTGTACCAAGCCTGGACGAGACTGCTTGATCTAGCACAGGAAAATGTTCATGTGGCTTCTTTCTACTGGTCTCTTACTGGGAAGGATATTGGTGTCAATGACTCCTCTTCCAAGCAG GGTGAAGACATTCTGCGGAGGTTTGAGAGGTTACTCGCAGAAAATGTCTCTTTGTATATTGCAGCAAGTTCACCAACTCTGGCTACAAACTCAACGGACCTTGAGCTTTTAGAGGAAAAAG GGGCTCATGTGAAAAAGATTGATTTTGGACGTTTGACAGGAGGAGTGTTGCATAGCAAATTTTGGATAGTAGACATGAAACACGTATATATTGGTAGTGCAAACATGGACTGGAGATCTTTATCTCAG GTGAAAGAGTTTGGTGCTGTGATGTACAACTGCAGCTGTTTGGCCAAAGACCTCTGGAAAACATTTAGTACCTACTGGGATGTTGGATATCCTAATGCTACCATCCCATTCCCTTGGCCTCTTAATTACTCTACCCACATTAACCATCATCAGCCTCTGGAAGTAGAATTTAATGGAGTCTTGACAGAAACCTATTTATCT GCTTCCCCTCCAGCATTTTGTCCAGAAGGTCGCACCCATGACCTCTATGCCATACTCAGTATTATCAGGCAGGCACAGAAGTTTGTCTATGTTTCTGTTATGGAATATTTCCCTACCAGCCGTTTTATGAATCCAAAAAG ataTTGGCCAGCCATTGACAATGCCCTGAGACGTGCAGCTTTCAACCACAGAGTGCAAGTCCGGCTTCTGGTCAGCTGCTGGGCATACACTGACCCAACCATGCTCCACTTCCTGAGGTCCCTGCGTGCTCTCAACAACCCACATGCCCACATCAGTGTCGACGTG AAACTCTTCATTGTTCCTGTTCTGAATCACACAAACATTCCTCATGGGAGAGTGAATCACAACAAATACATGGTCACTGATAAAGTGGCTTACATCG GAACTTCCAATTGGTCAGAAAACTACTTCACTGATACAGCTGGCGTGGGACTAATTATCAAACAGAATTCAACCAGCCTGCAAAGAAGGCAACAACCTGTCCAGGAACAGTTGAAAGATCTTTTTGATCGAGACTGGAATTCCAAATATGCAGTGAATCTGGAAGATGTGCAGGGACAGAAAGACTGCAACTGGGAGGCAGATCCTGAAGGGAATTTAAATGTacatttaaaatag